AAAACCGCCGCTTGACAAACCATAACGAAAGAACTACCCCATGCCCGTCAACGATCAAAAATCAGCACCCCTTCGGTGTCTTTTTTATATGAGGCAATACGATAACCGTGCTCACGCCGGACCCGGCTAAAATGAAATTATTATGATTCTCTGCGAGATTTTTCAATTTTGCATTTTTCCAGTTCAGCGGCGACCCAGCGTGACTGACGGGCAAGTCCAAGCAGGATGCGAATGTCGTTATCGGTAAGTTTTCCGCGACTGAAAATCCGGCGCAATCCGAGCATCATGTGATCGAGTTTTTCCGGTTCGCAGAATCCGGTTTCAAGCATGGCGGCTTCCCACGCGGCATAAAGCCGGTTGCGCATCGCGCCGTCAGCTTCCGGCGAACGTTCTGCCGGCGGCGAATACGATGTGTCGCCGGCGAGCAGAAAAATTTCGTAGCAGCAGATCATCACAGCGTGCGAAAGATTCAGCGAACGGTACAGCCCGCTCGATGGAATGTTAATAATATGTGTGCACACCGCAATTTCATCGTTAAACAACCCTTTGTCTTCACGTCCGAACACGAGCGCGGCTTTATGGTGCGCGGCGGAATCGAGCACCACCGGCGCGATATCGCGCGGCAGATAGGCGTGATCGCGGTATAATCCGGTACGCGCGCTGGTGCCGGCAACAACGGTACAGTCGGCTACGGCGTCCTGCAGCGTGGCAAAAATTTTAATTTCGTCGAGCAGCGTTTCCGCGCGAAAAGCGAGGCGGCGCGCATCTTCCCGGTCGAGCGATTTTTCCGGTGCAACCACGGCGAGATCGGTCATGCCCATATTCATCATCACGCGGCAAATCGAACCGATGTTGCCGCCGTATTTCGGTGCGACGAGCACGATCCGGATATTTTCGAGCAGATTCATCTTTGGAATTTGAACAGATATACTGTGAATTTGAAATTCGAAATTTGAAATTCAGATTGCCGCACCGGCGTTACTTATGAATACTGCGTGCATGATGACTGAGCCGAACACATCCGTCCCGCTGTGCGTTGATCTTGATGGAACGCTGGTGAAAACCGACACGTTTGTACAGGCGCTGATTTTGCTGATCCGCAACCGGCCGGCGGCGCTGTTTTCTTTTCACCGGTGGATGTCCGGCGGGCCGGCAGCATTTAAACAGCGTGTTGCGCAGGAGGTTGAAATCGACCCCGCCGCGCTGCCGTACCATACGGGACTGCTGACATTTTTACAAAACGAACGCGCGACCGGCCGTGAGCTGATTTTAACGACAGCATCGGATATGGTTCCGGCGCGCGCAGTCGCGGCGCAGCTCGGAATTTTCTCGGATGTGATGGCAAGTGACGGCAAAACAAATTTAAAAGCCGGCTGCAAACGCACGGCACTTGCAGCGCGCTTCGGTGAGAAAAATTTTGATTATGCCGGAAATTCCGGCGCCGATATTCCAGTATGGAATTCTGCGCGCGAAATTATCGCGGTGAATCCCGATTCCAGTGCGCGCCGGTTCCTGAAAAATAAGCCGGCGCGCATGTTTGAAGACCGTCCGCCGGCGTTTAAATGCTGGATCAAAGCTCTGCGCGTCCGGCAGTGGATAAAAAATATTCTGGTTTTTGTGCCAATGATTCTGGCCCACCGCTTAACCG
The sequence above is drawn from the Kiritimatiellales bacterium genome and encodes:
- a CDS encoding RNA methyltransferase, with the translated sequence MNLLENIRIVLVAPKYGGNIGSICRVMMNMGMTDLAVVAPEKSLDREDARRLAFRAETLLDEIKIFATLQDAVADCTVVAGTSARTGLYRDHAYLPRDIAPVVLDSAAHHKAALVFGREDKGLFNDEIAVCTHIINIPSSGLYRSLNLSHAVMICCYEIFLLAGDTSYSPPAERSPEADGAMRNRLYAAWEAAMLETGFCEPEKLDHMMLGLRRIFSRGKLTDNDIRILLGLARQSRWVAAELEKCKIEKSRRES